One window of the Terriglobales bacterium genome contains the following:
- the hpt gene encoding hypoxanthine phosphoribosyltransferase, with protein sequence MEPQLQVLFTRQQIAGRVAELGAEITRDLAGEPVVLVGVLKGACVFLADLARALPVHATFDFLAAAAYGDSTDHSGEVRLLKDVDQSLEGKNVLLVDDILDTGLTLHYLRALLAAHQPRSLRVVTLLDKPARRRRPFTADYVGFTIADNFVVGYGMDLGGRYRNLPDICILSGV encoded by the coding sequence ATGGAGCCGCAGTTGCAGGTGCTGTTCACGCGCCAGCAGATTGCCGGCCGCGTGGCCGAACTCGGCGCCGAGATCACGCGCGACCTGGCGGGCGAGCCCGTGGTGCTGGTGGGCGTGCTCAAGGGCGCCTGCGTCTTCCTGGCCGACCTGGCGCGGGCGCTGCCGGTCCACGCCACGTTCGACTTTCTGGCCGCCGCCGCCTACGGCGATTCCACGGACCACAGCGGCGAAGTCCGCCTGCTCAAGGACGTGGACCAGTCGCTGGAAGGCAAGAACGTGCTGCTGGTCGACGACATCCTCGACACCGGCCTGACGCTGCACTACCTGCGAGCCCTGCTGGCCGCGCACCAGCCGCGCTCGCTGCGGGTGGTGACGCTGCTGGACAAGCCGGCCCGCCGCCGCCGTCCTTTTACGGCTGATTACGTGGGCTTCACCATCGCCGACAACTTCGTGGTGGGATACGGCATGGACCTCGGCGGCCGCTATCGCAATCTGCCCGACATCTGCATCCTGAGCGGCGTGTAG
- a CDS encoding metal-dependent hydrolase has product MNLRGVKLTWLGHSTFRVQTPEGRVLLIDPWVMGNPACPVEQQDVGKVDALLCTHGHGDHIGDAVEIAKRSDPVVVGVYELCLWMQSKGVKQISPMNKGGSQTVADVRVTMVHADHSCGIEDDGKVIYGGEACGYVLTFSNGLKLYHAGDTNVFGDMHIIHELYGPEIAMLPIGDLFTMSPREAAYAAKLLRPQVIIPMHFDTFPVLTGKPRDLKKLVADLGIEVIEMHPGQTLS; this is encoded by the coding sequence ATGAATCTGCGCGGCGTCAAGCTCACCTGGCTGGGCCACTCCACCTTCCGCGTCCAGACGCCGGAGGGAAGAGTCCTGCTCATCGATCCCTGGGTGATGGGCAATCCCGCCTGCCCGGTCGAGCAGCAGGACGTCGGCAAGGTGGACGCGCTCTTGTGCACGCACGGCCACGGCGACCACATCGGCGATGCGGTGGAGATCGCCAAACGCTCGGACCCGGTGGTGGTGGGCGTCTATGAGCTCTGTCTCTGGATGCAGTCGAAAGGCGTCAAGCAGATCTCGCCCATGAACAAGGGCGGCTCGCAGACGGTGGCGGACGTGCGCGTCACCATGGTGCACGCCGACCACTCCTGCGGCATCGAGGACGACGGCAAGGTCATCTACGGCGGTGAGGCCTGCGGCTACGTGCTCACCTTTTCGAACGGCCTGAAGCTCTATCATGCCGGCGATACCAACGTCTTCGGCGACATGCACATCATCCATGAACTCTACGGGCCGGAGATCGCCATGCTGCCTATCGGCGACCTGTTCACTATGTCCCCACGCGAGGCAGCCTATGCCGCCAAACTGCTGCGCCCGCAGGTCATCATCCCCATGCACTTCGACACTTTTCCGGTGCTCACCGGCAAGCCGCGCGACCTCAAGAAGCTGGTCGCCGACCTGGGCATCGAAGTCATCGAGATGCACCCGGGACAGACGCTGTCATGA
- a CDS encoding rhodanese-like domain-containing protein, translating to MMLPEFRALCDEAKKEIREIDSAELRRMLAAKEDFTLIDVREREEQAKGMIPGAVALPRGIVERDIDQVTLDRDRKIVLYCAGGNRSALAALNLQKMGYRNVISLIGGWRAWTASG from the coding sequence ATGATGCTGCCGGAATTTCGTGCTTTGTGCGACGAAGCCAAGAAGGAGATCCGCGAGATCGACTCCGCCGAGCTGCGCCGCATGCTCGCGGCCAAGGAGGACTTCACGCTCATCGACGTGCGCGAGCGCGAGGAACAGGCCAAGGGCATGATCCCGGGAGCGGTGGCCTTGCCGCGCGGCATCGTGGAGCGCGACATCGACCAGGTCACCCTGGACCGCGACCGCAAGATCGTGCTCTACTGCGCCGGCGGCAACCGCTCCGCTCTGGCCGCGCTCAACCTGCAGAAGATGGGCTACCGCAACGTCATCTCGCTCATCGGCGGATGGCGCGCCTGGACCGCCAGCGGCTAG
- a CDS encoding Ig domain-containing protein → MAATQMILRSCHKPFWLCLSLLLLPAIASAQQTPAPQPPPLTILTETLPRGAVTATYVFELKAQGGTEPRTWKLEEGTLPPGVGLSSSGILSGTPAAVGEFRFRISVTDSSPRPNTLARWFVLRVVAPLKIGWKQPPRLRGDEISGTVEVSNATDDDFDLTVIVVAVNEVGKAFALGYQHFKLKQQTENLAIEFGSTLPRGAYIVHADAVAEIEPKNLIHRSRLQTAEAIKVP, encoded by the coding sequence ATGGCTGCCACACAAATGATCTTGCGTTCGTGCCACAAGCCGTTTTGGCTGTGCTTGAGCCTGCTCCTGCTGCCCGCGATCGCCTCGGCCCAGCAGACGCCCGCTCCGCAACCGCCCCCGCTCACCATCCTCACCGAGACGCTCCCCCGCGGAGCCGTGACTGCCACCTACGTCTTTGAATTGAAGGCGCAAGGCGGCACAGAGCCCCGCACTTGGAAGCTCGAGGAGGGCACGCTGCCGCCAGGCGTTGGGCTGTCGTCATCAGGCATTCTTTCCGGAACACCGGCCGCCGTGGGTGAATTCCGTTTTCGGATTTCGGTGACCGACTCTTCCCCCCGGCCCAACACGCTCGCGCGCTGGTTCGTGTTGCGTGTGGTCGCTCCGCTGAAAATAGGCTGGAAGCAGCCGCCGCGATTGAGAGGAGACGAGATTTCCGGGACTGTCGAGGTCTCGAACGCCACCGATGACGACTTCGACCTCACGGTGATCGTGGTGGCGGTCAACGAGGTCGGCAAGGCCTTCGCGCTCGGCTACCAGCACTTCAAGCTGAAGCAGCAGACGGAGAACCTAGCCATCGAGTTCGGCTCGACCCTCCCCCGCGGCGCCTACATCGTGCACGCCGACGCCGTGGCTGAGATCGAGCCGAAGAATCTGATTCACCGCTCGCGGTTGCAGACGGCGGAAGCAATCAAGGTCCCGTAG
- the bshB1 gene encoding bacillithiol biosynthesis deacetylase BshB1, whose translation MAEAALDILAIAAHRDDVEQTCGGTLLKMAQRGRRTGILDLTQGELGTRGTAEDRAAEAAEAARILKVAWRRALDIPDGRVENTWENRLKVAYVLREMRPRVVILPYWYGRHPDHYNAATLGYEACFLAGLEKLDVGSLPRHRPYKIIYATLYHEVRPTFVVDITEQFETRLESILAYKSQFSDQHAGKDIFPAAAEIREMVTSMARFYGMLAGVKYAEPFLQKEVGLVDDLLALPVKSI comes from the coding sequence ATGGCGGAAGCCGCGCTCGACATCCTGGCCATCGCCGCGCACCGCGACGACGTGGAGCAGACCTGCGGCGGCACGCTGCTGAAGATGGCCCAGCGCGGTCGCCGCACCGGCATCCTCGACCTGACCCAGGGCGAGCTGGGCACGCGCGGCACCGCCGAAGATCGCGCCGCGGAAGCCGCCGAAGCCGCCCGCATCCTGAAAGTGGCGTGGCGGCGTGCGCTCGACATCCCCGACGGCCGGGTCGAGAACACATGGGAGAACCGGCTGAAGGTCGCCTACGTGCTGCGCGAGATGCGCCCGCGCGTGGTCATCCTTCCCTACTGGTATGGCCGCCATCCCGATCACTACAACGCGGCCACGCTCGGCTACGAGGCCTGCTTCCTGGCGGGTCTGGAGAAGCTCGACGTCGGCTCCCTCCCCCGGCACCGTCCCTACAAGATCATCTACGCCACGCTCTACCACGAGGTGCGGCCGACCTTCGTGGTGGATATCACCGAGCAGTTCGAGACGCGCCTGGAGTCCATCCTGGCGTACAAGTCGCAGTTCAGCGACCAGCACGCGGGCAAAGACATCTTCCCCGCCGCCGCCGAGATCCGCGAGATGGTCACCAGCATGGCGCGCTTCTACGGTATGCTCGCGGGCGTGAAATACGCCGAGCCCTTCCTGCAGAAGGAAGTAGGATTGGTGGATGATTTGTTGGCACTGCCGGTGAAGTCGATTTAG
- a CDS encoding O-methyltransferase — MTSEPARAYWRMGGITQPEVEDYLYSLLPQRDEVLAEMEAQAARRNIPIVGPAVGRLFYQLARISGAKTVFEMGSAIGYSTIWWARGVGEGGRVTYTDGDPRNAEQARRYFERAGVAGQVEVRVGDALELLSEHKPESFDVIFNDVDKVDYPRVFRLAVPRLKKGGLFVTDNVLWSGRVASAVTGQPPSDKEAETRAIVEFNRLLYGAPELFTTILPIRDGVSVAVKT, encoded by the coding sequence ATGACATCTGAACCGGCACGCGCCTACTGGCGCATGGGCGGCATCACCCAGCCCGAGGTCGAAGACTATCTTTACTCCCTGCTCCCGCAGCGCGACGAAGTGCTCGCTGAGATGGAAGCCCAGGCCGCGCGCCGCAATATTCCTATCGTCGGCCCGGCGGTCGGCCGCCTGTTCTACCAACTGGCGCGCATCTCCGGCGCGAAGACCGTGTTCGAGATGGGCTCGGCCATCGGTTATTCGACCATCTGGTGGGCGCGCGGCGTAGGCGAGGGCGGCCGCGTGACTTATACCGACGGCGACCCCAGGAACGCCGAGCAGGCGCGCCGCTACTTCGAGCGCGCCGGCGTCGCCGGGCAGGTCGAGGTCCGCGTCGGCGATGCCCTGGAACTGCTCTCCGAGCACAAGCCGGAATCCTTCGATGTGATCTTCAACGACGTGGATAAAGTCGACTACCCGCGCGTCTTCCGCCTGGCAGTGCCGCGGCTGAAGAAGGGCGGCCTGTTCGTGACTGACAATGTGCTGTGGAGCGGCCGGGTGGCCTCAGCGGTTACAGGCCAACCACCCTCGGACAAGGAAGCCGAGACGCGGGCCATCGTCGAGTTCAACCGCCTGCTCTATGGCGCGCCGGAACTGTTCACCACCATCTTGCCGATACGGGATGGCGTGTCGGTGGCTGTGAAGACTTAG